Genomic segment of Candidatus Poribacteria bacterium:
CTATCCGAGAGTTTGTCAATGAAGGTCTTCAAAAGGAAGTAAATATCGAGGGTGATAGTGTTCCGAATACCGATGCCCGAATCCCTGTGACCCTCCGAAAAGTCGCTGGAGATAATCAGCGCGGGGTTCCAAACAGTTGGTTACCGCAACCCTTGGTCGTTGAAGTGCTGGATGCCAATGGTGATCCCGTAGTAGACGCGGAAGTCCTATTTCGTGCCCTCTCTTACCCCGAAGACTCTTTTCCGGAAGGAGAAATCCGGACCGATTACGGTATACTCTCTGATACAAATCCCCGGACAGATGCCAACGGATGGGCCTGGAGTTTTCTGCGCCTTGGATATCAAAACTACCACAACCCCGTAGTCCACGCGAGCGTCGTTGGCGTTTCGGAATCAGTTCACTTTAATAATCTGACTTCGCGCGAAAAGATGGTAATCAATCGGTCAGAATATCCGGATATGTATTGGATAGACACGTTAGAAGGGCAGGGAACGCTTTATGGTCCGGATGGTAGCAAATGGCTACTGGGGAGCCGTGTAAAAAGTGCCGTTTTTAATGGGGTGAATCGCCAACTTTATTGGGTGACGGTTGAATATCAGGAGGGACGTTACTGTGGGGGAATCTACTGCTCTGCTCCCGATAGCAGTCTTTTTGAGCCGATAGAAATCGTGAAACTCAGGAGCCCCCCTCTTGGGATTGCTATTAACCCCTTGACAGCTAAACTCTATTGGACAAATGTTCAGGGTAACATTCAAACGTGCCATCTTGATGGTTCAAATGTTCAGACCTTTCTTACTGGCCTAAATTCCCCTAAACATATTGCCGTGGATACAGTCGGGAGCAAACTCTATTGGACAGATGGACACGAACATATCCTACACGCAGACCTCAATGGAAAAAACATCCAAACTTTTTTGAAAAGTCAGGGAACGTTAGGAAGCATCACTGTAGCCGGTGATCATCTTTACTGGGCGGAGAAAGTAGGCGCAGCGGAAGGACAAATCAGACGCGTGAATCTTCAGACATCAAAAATTCAACGCCTCATCACGTTCGGGAATAGTCGACCAATCGGCATTGCTGTCGATGGTGCAGGCGAAAAATTGTATTGGACAGATACACAAGGGCGCATCCGACGCGCGAACTTTGATGGTACAGATATTGAAGATGTAATTACAGGATTGATCGCACCGGGACACCTCATTTTCGGTATCCCTATGGCTGAAGTGCCGGCCGCCCCTGAAATATTCAGACCTCAGGCAACACAGTTGCTCGCAAACTACCCGAACCCATTTAACCCGGAGACATGGATTCCATATCAGTTGGCAAACCCTACGGATGTTAGCCTTTCTATACATGCTGCCGATGGAAAATTGGTGCGCACCTTGGCGTTGGGATATCAATCTGCGGGTGTCTATCAGAGCAAAAGTCGTGCGGCGTATTGGGATGGACGCAACGAGGTTAATGAACAGGTCGCTAGCGGTCTCTACTTTTACACAATCACTACGGGCGACTTCACGGCAACACGGAAGATGCTGATTCTGAAATAGTATCATAAGACCTCATGATAGCTGGAATGCTGATGTCTATTAGCTTCCCAGCCATCGCTGATGAGTGGGTTGACGCAAGTTCAATTACGGATCTGTCAACGAAAATATCAAGTTCACATTACTAAACTTTGGACAATTTTTTTAAGAACACACATATCGCCCCGCTGGGGCTTAGGTCTTGGGGGGTTGGCGTTTCTATACACATATCGCCCCGCTGGGGCTGCCGTTGGGTGCATCGGGGTTTATTTTCCTGCAAGTTGGGTTTGTTTCAGAAACTTTCAGAAAAATCAAAGATCTCTTGAAAACCGAGCATGAACCCGACCAAAATTGTCCAAACTATAGTCATATTAGGACTTACGCATTTTCTCTTAAAGTCCCCCTGATAAGGGGCGGGGAAGCCCACACGGGAGACCTCATACCCGGGGAAGTCCATACGGACTTCATACCCGGGGAAGTCCATACGGACTTCATACCGTTGATTCTGATTCTGATTCTTTAGGGGGTTAAATCACGGAAATACACTGTTTTTTGCCCAATTTGCGTAAGTCCTGCATATCTCAATCCAACAAGATGCGATAGCCGGTTTGGACACCGGTTAGCATTCCAACGACCGACCAGAGTCCCGCACAGGTCATCTCACCGAGGATTAATCCGAGAAACAGGGGACGTGCTTCTCTATAGGCTTTGAGTCCTCCGTATTTCACAATCCCGTATTTCAGGAGATAACCGAGGAGGATAGAGAACCATAACTTAAACGATGCCCACGAGCTCAGCATCGTGTATCCGATCGGATGGATCGGCCACCAGACGAAAACTTTTCGCATCCACATCAATCCAATTGTAAACGCGCTGCCGAAAAGTGTAAAACCGGTATTTGTCCAGTCTGTTCCCATCCGAGGGCTGTTAAGGACGGCACTCAACCAGCGGACCCCGCCGCTGCCCCCTGTATGCACGTGTAACGCCCCGTGTTGGTAGCTAACTTTCAGCACGGA
This window contains:
- a CDS encoding T9SS type A sorting domain-containing protein, producing MVMTDIQQFVANEMERHGFGRKTFRLETDELDRVVVHRVTGKFLSSHYALPSPSDCAHRIIPEIDEHFDMSQNIYCVIANLHRETCGVSDGGSSHNGWGLAVLSSCNLVSDISSILTHELLHAFGLPHDYRTAGIMSYGWSPTFLSFSKCAAEWLDVHRSFNSTPTQIDTTPSRIKVLPPLAHPPNAIRLRFEITDADGLHQAQFNGIPKPGISDFGPSLIACKSLSGKSATVEFITSDLKLPPDDYEILSVIDKHGNFTTEYFSIREFVNEGLQKEVNIEGDSVPNTDARIPVTLRKVAGDNQRGVPNSWLPQPLVVEVLDANGDPVVDAEVLFRALSYPEDSFPEGEIRTDYGILSDTNPRTDANGWAWSFLRLGYQNYHNPVVHASVVGVSESVHFNNLTSREKMVINRSEYPDMYWIDTLEGQGTLYGPDGSKWLLGSRVKSAVFNGVNRQLYWVTVEYQEGRYCGGIYCSAPDSSLFEPIEIVKLRSPPLGIAINPLTAKLYWTNVQGNIQTCHLDGSNVQTFLTGLNSPKHIAVDTVGSKLYWTDGHEHILHADLNGKNIQTFLKSQGTLGSITVAGDHLYWAEKVGAAEGQIRRVNLQTSKIQRLITFGNSRPIGIAVDGAGEKLYWTDTQGRIRRANFDGTDIEDVITGLIAPGHLIFGIPMAEVPAAPEIFRPQATQLLANYPNPFNPETWIPYQLANPTDVSLSIHAADGKLVRTLALGYQSAGVYQSKSRAAYWDGRNEVNEQVASGLYFYTITTGDFTATRKMLILK